One Micromonospora sp. WMMD812 genomic window carries:
- a CDS encoding alpha/beta hydrolase gives MTVVPSLVDVANADDPPFWPRVAAKVNDAVSHLPQGQPIVLVAHSNAGLFVPVVVQAACRPVAGCLFVDARLPFRTGPTPAASPERLNYLRTKVTEDRLPQWTTWWNEDDVALLFPDPQTRSAISAEQPRLPLSYYEQKIPVPAGWDNRSCGYLLFGPPYDRMAQEARERGWDVDRVPGGHLHQLIDPDAVTTRIVAMTERWGSSAN, from the coding sequence GTGACCGTGGTGCCCTCGTTGGTCGACGTGGCCAACGCGGACGACCCGCCGTTCTGGCCGCGCGTCGCAGCCAAGGTCAACGACGCTGTCTCCCATCTACCGCAGGGCCAGCCGATTGTGCTGGTAGCACACAGCAACGCCGGCTTGTTCGTTCCTGTTGTCGTACAAGCGGCTTGCCGTCCGGTCGCCGGGTGCCTGTTCGTCGATGCGAGACTGCCCTTCCGTACCGGGCCGACGCCTGCCGCGTCGCCCGAGCGGTTGAACTACCTGCGCACCAAGGTGACTGAGGACCGACTGCCGCAGTGGACAACGTGGTGGAACGAGGACGATGTCGCACTGCTGTTTCCTGATCCGCAGACCAGATCGGCGATCTCGGCTGAGCAGCCCCGTCTTCCGTTGAGCTACTACGAGCAGAAGATTCCTGTGCCTGCTGGTTGGGACAACCGGTCGTGCGGCTATTTGCTGTTCGGGCCGCCGTATGACCGCATGGCGCAGGAGGCGCGTGAACGTGGCTGGGACGTCGACCGGGTCCCCGGCGGGCATCTGCACCAACTCATCGA